CAGATGGGGACCAGAGGCTCAAGGAAgtgaagtaacttgtccaaggtcacacggccACTGAGCGGTAGGAGGGGGGCCGGTTTGAATGCGGGTCTGCCTGCCAGGCTTGTTCTGTGCACTCCTGCTTCCCAGAACCGCGTCGGCCACCTGCCCGCCCTTGGAATTCTACTTCTGATAGTCCCCTCCTTAGACTccccaggaagggaggggggcgggtaaaaaataaaataaaataaaataaaataaaaagtttcaacgGCTGCCCTTCATTGAGCACTTTTGTACGTGCTGCCAGTTTTACATGCATTCCTTTATCCTACCCTCCAAGCAATCAGAGGGGAGCAGCTGCTGTCACTAATATCCAGTTTGCAACTGAAGAAGCCGAGGCCTAAATTCACAcgctaggattcaaacccagatctgccTGCCTCCCAGGTCCAGGTCTCTGACCCCTCAGCTGTGCAGCCTGAGAAGTACCACCACCACCCAGCAAAGTCTGCATCCGTCAGCTGGTCTCGTCCCCTTAACTTTAacgatggggaaactgaggctcggagcagctaagccacttgcccaaggtcacacggcgaGGCGCGGCGGTGtcaggattcgaacccaggcGCCCGGGCTCCCCGCCGCCGCGCCACCCCTCCCGGGCCGTGCCTCTCCGTCCTCCACCTCGCGGCGCCCCCATCCCCACGTGCAGCCCCGCGcggcctgccccccgccccccgccccccggagcccccaaCACACTCACTTGAGATGGTCCAAGGAGTGGATGTTGCGGGAAGACTTGCCATGGCCCCCGCCCACCCAGCTCCGCGAGCGGCCAAACATGTCGGCGGCCCCGACCCGGTGCCCGCCTCACGGCCTCATGCCCGAGCGGCCGGGCGCCCGCAGCCGCAGCACAAGCGGAGGAGGCAGCGGCGGAGGTGGTAGAGGGACCGCCAACCACCTTCCTCCCCGGCCCACAGCTCCGCACTGACATTCAGCCGGAACCGGCCGTTCGACCGCCGCGCTTTACGGCCGCCGCCACGAGGAACGCTGGGAAATGCAGTTCGCCCGCGAGGCCACTGCCTAAAGGACTCCGCGAACGGACTACAAGGCCCGGCGTGCACCGCGCAACTGCGGGCCGGCGGCCTTGGAAACGGAGGCGGAgctagaggaggaggagagcccgCAGTATCGGATGGTGGGCGGGAATGGGGGAACCTGTGCCCGCAGCCCTGAGTAGGGAACCCGAGAAGACGGGTGCTTCAAAGTAACCGCAGTCCTCACGATCGTTAGCTTGCACGATGAGGCTGAGCATAGCTATTGCATGGCGTAGACCGTGTGCCACCGTCCTGAGCGCTCTACATATACTGATATTTAATGCTAACAactttggcaaattgaacaccaataaaaaaataaatttataaataaaattaaaaaataataataatgctaacaACCAAGCCACGGGGTGGGTACTATCCTCCGGGGAAACTGAATCACAAAGAGGTTGATTTACCTTGCCTTAGGTCACGAACCTACTAAGTGTGTAGTTCGAACCCTGGCCCCTCATTttatatccccccccccccgtaaacCAATCTGTAGCAAATCGGTGATGGTCTTGATTGTCCCTACAGCCTTTcagcctttttcttcttccatgtcaacttacaaaatagattttttttttttgaaaggcaatcaggcaacaaaactGAACGTCCTGTGCTTTCAGAGGGTTTCTCTAGGCTTCACCCTAAATCCAAGCAATTCCCAAAACTATCACAtaaaagggggagaaggagaagaagaaccGCAAGTCCCCACTTGAGCCGAGGAAATGTGTCTAAATTTCTGTCCTGGAGTAGGAGCGAGAAGCTCCCTGGAGGAGGCAAGACTGCCCTGTTCaccattcattcgttcattcgtGTCTACACCACACAGTTAGTTATCTAAGTCCCACAGTGCCCCACTAACCGTGCTCAGAGTTGGGCTAAGGGCCCATGTTGTCCCCACTGCCTATGGCACAAACTACCTGTCCCTCTGGCACATCagaggtgctcaacaaatattggtAGAGTGGATGAGTGATGGAATGAAGATCCGTTTCATCCTCAGCAGTTGGAGAATTAATGGTCTGCTCTGTAATTCATCTAAAGGGGCAATGAGGGGAGCTtaggtggctcaactggttaattgcctttggctcagattgtgatcccagggtccttggttcaagccctgcatcaggctctttgttcAATgggcagtctgtttctccctctcactttttGACAAATTATTCAAccgtttataaaaaaaaaaaaaaagtgcgctctctcaaataaataaacaaatcacatctttaaataaaataaggggcAAGGAGACAGTCATGGAGAAATTACGGGCGGGTCAGCTCTCCAAACACATGCAGACCTAGCATTTTCCTGGgatcttccttttctctgggcCTGGATTTCTTCACCTGCAAAAAGGAATAACACAGTACCCTGCCGCATCTAGCTGCAATTAAGCAATGTATGTAAAGCATCCAGCTCAGCGTGACCTGAGATTTCAAGGTCCTTTGCAGCGCCTGGTTGGCTCCATCAGCaaagcatgccactcttgatgttgaggttgtgagatctagccccaccttgggtgtagcgattacttaaaatccttaaaaatacataaataaataaatacatacataaatacatacataaatacatacatacatacatacatacatacatacataaatatctgTTAAACTGCTCTGGAAGGCGCTTTGTGGAAGATCGGTCCCCTGAAGGATACACAGGGGTTGCTCATGAAAAGGGGAATCAGCGAGTGCAAGACTCATTTTTTTACGTTACTTTTCTGCGTTGCCTCAATGTTTAACCACGTCCTGTTTCTAAACAGGGTTcacaaagtaaaaacaagaagCCACTGTTACAGGTCTGACTTGCCTGGGAATCTCTTTAGGCAGGGGTCCCTGAACCCCATCATGCAGAACCCTCCTCCCCATCCGCCAcccacccctcacctcccccaccctcccgcaATGGGCAGCCAGAATTTGGAGAGATGATGGAAGCACTGATCAATCTTCCCCATTACGGAAAATCGCCACTTTGGGAAAGTCCGAGATTTTCACTGGTAACTTCACCGCCCCCTCCCCTTTCGCCCCGCCTCCTTTGTGTCAGGTAAACTGAGTCCCGAAGAGGCGTGACGGCATATCCAAGTccggggatggggtgggatggggtgggaaggggtgggggactGCGGAGGAAGCTCGGGTTTCCTGTTGGCTTTTGGGGATACGTCTAGATTTGAACTGCTTTGGGCGTCTTTCCCCTCCCGCTGCTCCGTGGTGGGGGGGGATTCGCAGAGCCAATCGGATTTGAGACCTGGGCGGAGCctccggggggggcggggcgatGAGGCTCCGCCCCCTGAAGGCGCGGGCCAATGAGCGCGGGCGTCGAGCGGGCCAATgagcgcgggcggggggcggcgggccaATGAGCGCGGGGCTGCTCCGGGGGCGGCGCTCGGAGGGCGGCCAGGAGGGCGACGCGGCGGCTGCAGCCATGGGCGCTGGGCCTgcgggggcgcggagggggcTCGAGGGACTGCGGGGCGCGGCTGGCGACATCGCCGCGGGGACCGGCCCTGGACGCTGAGAGCCGCGGCGGGGTCCCCGCCGGCGCTGCGAGGGCCGGAGAGCGCGAGCCGGGGGAGCCGCCGGCCACCTCGGGGagtggggggtcggggggggggtcGCGGGGGGTCCCCGCCTGGCCGCGGGGCGGATCGACGGGGCCGAGCGGGTGCAGCTGGGGGTGCGTGGGCCCCGCCGGGCACGTTTCGGGGTCCGGGCAGTGTCCGCTGGGGCCCGGCGCCCCCTGGGTCGAGCCTCCCGGGGCGCCCCTGGATGGCTGAGCTGCCCCTCTGCCGGCCGCCCGGGCGCCGCAGCGGCTGAGGTCGCTGGGATCGCGGGGCCGCCGCCCTCGCCGCCCCCTGCATGCCCGGCGCCCGGGTCGCGGCCCACCTGGACGCGCTGGGCCCCCTGGTCCCCTCcgtgccgccgccgctgctgccctCTATGTTCTACGTGGGCCTGTTCTTCGTCAATGTGCTGATCCTATACTACGCCTTCCTCATGGAGTACATCGTCCTCAACGTGGGCCTCGTCTTCCTGCCCGAGGACATGGACCAGGCGCTCGTGGACCTCGGCGTGCTCTCCGACCCCGGCTCGGGCCTCTACGACGCCGACTCGGAGCTCGACGTCTTCGATGGTTACCTGGAGTAGGCTCGGTTACcgtcctcccccgcccccgacGACCCGCACCCCTCGACCTGGACCAGCCGCCCAAATGATGCCGCCGCCGCTGGTTGGGGGCATCGTCCGGCCAGGGATGGGACCCCCAGGACGAGGCCCTCTCCGGCCTCCAAGATCTGTAAGTGCCCTCCTACAGATGAGGGTGGGTTAGGGGCGCTGGTGAAGAAGAGGGTGGCATCTCCAGACCGGAGGTGACCCCTCCCCGAGCCTCTGTGTCCACTTCTGATTTCCTCCATCCACCTCCTGGAGGTCTGTTTGGATGCCAGGAATGGCCAGACCCGCGTTAGGCCCTTAGTTGGGGCTGGAAGGCTTTCCCTGGTGAAGGTGACAGTTGCTGAAGACGGGAAGGAAGGCAGAGCAGAAGGAAGGTTGTTTGGGTTAGCCACGTACCTACTGCCACAGCTTATGGAAAAGCCTTTTCACCCAGATCCCTTTGAGGCAGAGCTGTTAGCTCCTCCCTTCTGCCTCAGTCTGGCTTGATGGTGACCttggcttttttgggggggattccCATAGCCCCGGAAGGATAAAGATTTGGAGTGTTGGAAAAGGTAGCAAGCCAGGCAGTGACCACCTTTGCCCTGTGGCCCTGGGGACTGGGTGGTGACTCAAGAGCAAGGGCCCTGGCTGAAGCTGTGAGGGGAGAAACATTCAGCAAAAGTCTGTATACTTCCTTTTGGCCTTGGGTTTGCTGCTATTTGGGAGTCGGGTTTCATGGTGCCTGAGCTCGGCAGTTCTGCAGCTTACATCTGCAAGGGCTGCCAGTTTTGCAGGTTGCTTTTGCGGACCAGGCAGGCTGGGGCTGGCTTTGCCTGCAGTGTTTGCAAGGCTTCACGGAGCTCTTGGGCCAGCGGGGAGTAGAGGGGACCACAGGATCTTTGCCCTGAGGTGTTCAAGTCCCGCCTCTAGGTCACTACCAGGAAGCTGTGTGACCTGCCCCACCTTGTGTGtcaatggaagggaagggaaggtccaggaaggagagagactTGGCCAAAGTGTcacagccaggaagagaggcagcTGGACAAGATGAGAGTTAGAGGTAGGCAGGCTGTTGGGTCTGGTGAGGGTTCATGGGACATGTAGACACTCTTTGGCTAAGGCCCTCCACTGAACTGTGTGCAGGGTCACTAGGCATAGGGCCTGAGTGGCAGTGAAGGGAGGACACTGAGGTGGCAGTCCATTTTTAGAAAACAGACACTAATGCCACTTACACACCATGTTACTCAGCACGCTGAGTTAACTCCTTTGCTCTGTGGCCTGTCTTTGCTGAGATGACCGTAGTCCAAGGGAAGCAGGACAGGGCAGGACCTACTGCAGATCCTGGGAGGTGGACAGTGAAACTTCTTTGACAAAAGCTTCATTTGAGCTCAGTGAGACCTTAGCAAGAGCCAGGTGCCAGGTGGAGAGTGTGTCGGCTGTCCTGTATCCCCGTATGCCTGCCGAGTCGGCTTGCCTACCTACCtgccgtccatccatccatcagtaCATTCCTTGATTGAACAAATGCTTACTGAGCACAGTCAACAAGAGAAACTTAGCCGTGGGCCTCCTGGCACCTGGCGAGAAAAGACAAGCAGATTTCCAAACAAGATCATCAGATTTTTTGAGAACCATGAAGAAGGGAAGGGCAAGGACCCTGGGCATCCCCATTGAGTTCTTGCTGTTTTctcagcacttagaacagtgcccagcatctagtaggtgctcaataaatgtctgttgagtgAGCAAAGTGAAAGAATAGAGGTGGGCTGCTTTAGAAAGGGGGATCAGAGAAGGTCTCTCTGAGGAGATGACACATTGGACCTGAGCCCTAAATTGGTAGAAGGAGCCAGGCTGAAAGATTTGGGGGAAACCAGTCAAGGCAGAGGGAATCGCTAGTGCCAAGGCTGTGGGGTAGGAAGGAGAGTTGGTTTTTGCAGCAACCAAAaggaggtcagtgtggctggaaAGCAGCCCCAGAAGAGGTCCGTGGGGTAAGGCAAGGGCAGACCATACAGGACCTGGGAGGCCGTGGCCACGGCCATAGGCAATGGGAAGCCATCAGAAGGTTTTAAGCAGGAGAAGACACAATTTCACATTTTGCAAAGATGACTTTGGTGATTGTGGGCAGAATGGGCTGTCGGGGCAGGTGTGGAAGCAGGGAAGCCTGTTAGGGGCTATGGAGTTGCTCAGGCTGGAGGTGACCGGGGCTTCGGTGGGATGAGGTTGCTGAAGGTAGGGAAACACAGACCGAGAACAGTAAAAAGGTAAAATCTGTGGAGTTCCCCTCAAAACCCGGACTGGGCACTGATCATCGCACATGCCTGGGTCTAGGCCCTGTGCatattcactcattcagtcaTTCGACCAACTTTGTCTCTGGCTCTTCCACCAGGCCCCGTGTTAGGCCTTGCAGATCCTAAGATGAATCTCTGCCTCCAAGCCAAGCGCTTGACTTTCAGACAGTGTAACTCGGTGAAGAATGTCTTATTTTATCTCTTCCCTGCATCAACAGAAACACTTCCCCTTCCAAATGAAAACATTGGCAGACTCTGAACCAAAAACTGAAACCCAAATGCTTCGACCAACTTTGCAGCAAAGGCTGTTTGAGCAGAAACAACATGAAGTGTGTCTCAGGGACCCTTCCTTGCAAAGCTGTCCGAGCCCCTGGGCCTGTTCTGGGAGGTAGGGAGGCCAAGGGCTGGGGCAAATACTCGAGGCCACGCGCAGCATTCCTTTTTCCCCAGTCCCGAAGCCACGCCAAAGCGGTCTTGGCCCCCGAACCCGGGAAGCCCGGAGTAGGGGACGGGAGGGGTGGCTAGCGGCAGGAAAACCCTTCGGGAGGGCTCCAGAAATGGTCTGACTGTACCTCATCTCTGGGCCCCTTTCTGTAAGCCAAGTCCAACCTCATCCTTTCTGGCTTGTTCTCCTGTGGACACCTTCTCATGTTGTGCACGAGAAGGTCAGGGAGGCGCTGACAAAGGGTGTGGGGCATGCCAGGCAGGACTGGATGGCTCTCAAGGCacactcacttgctctctgtttctttttttgtcttgcaTGTGTGCCCACAGTATAGTCCccaaacatttgctgagcatctATAGAAGGAGGCAATGTTAGGGCTGTGATAAGGAGTGAGAGCGTGGTTCAAATCCCAATCCTAGCTGTGACCTTGGGTATGTTCCCTGTAGCTCCCTGGGTGTCAGTTTTCCCttctaaaaaaaatggagataatgaaatATGCCTCATTGCGAGGCTTACATTAGTTATACATAAAGCTCGCAGACCTTCCTATGTACAATAAGTGATAGATTAATATCAACCGCTGCTAGCATTAACAGATATGATGGGAAGTGTATACACGCAGGCCCTTGCACATGTATAATcctgcacatgcacacgcatgaATATTTATAGCCCAGGATGAGCCACAGAGGACTGCCTGCCTGAGTGCGGGTGCGTTCAGGTGTAGATCCCTGGGACAGACTTCCCACTCTGCCTTCCTGGCCTAGGACACTCAGGACACCCTTCCCACTGCCTGTGGTCTCCAAAGGCCACCAGATCTGGAGCCCCTGTTTTCCTCGAGTTTTAATCGTTGCCCAGGAGCAGGAAGCGGGGAATCAGGAGCTCCTTCCTTCCCAGGAGAAAGGGCCACTGCGGCTGGGAGTGCCAGGGAGTCTTCACATCCCAGCACTTCCGATGCGGAGGCAGCGGAGGCAGCGCAGCTGGATTGATCTGTCCATGTTCCTGGCACAGAGGGAGGGCTGTGGGAGAGAGCCTTTCTGCACCGGAAATGGAGAGCCTGCAGAACATTGCTGCCAGAGTCGGTGGGGCCTGGTGTAGCTCAGATACATAGGGTAACCAGACCCATTGGTCTGCTTATTCCGGGGTCTCCTGGCTTCTATGTCCTGACTCGGTGCCACAGCTGCTCCTGATCCACCCGCCCTGGTCCCTCCACACCCATCTGTGGCCTCTGCCATCAGCAGAACACCCAGGCTGGGATATCGTTGCCCTGCTCAGAAACCCAGGCCTTCTGCAGGGACATGGACAATAAGATTTAAGTCCTACGAGACCCCACAGGCAGCTGGTGGAACTCCtgcagggagtgggggggaggagaagagtcAGGGAGGATGAGGGAAACCAAGTGATCTCCTGTCCCGGTGGTCCAGACAGGAGACAGGTGAGGTGGCGAGGGGAGGCAGGTGCACCCCAGGCCTAGCTGACTTTCCAGCTGTGTCCTAGCAGAAGGCTCACCTGGAAGTGTGCTGGCCACAAGGTGCATGAGTGCTTCTTCCTTTGGACAGAAGCAGATCCAGTTAGGGGTCTCCAGACAGCTGAGATGCCAGGGGTTCAGCTCCCTTGGCCCCAAGTTAGACAAACTGGAGATTTCATCCAAGACTGAGACCATGACAGTCTTTGGGTCTATTCTGGTGAACAAATTCTTTTGGGCTCCTCTCAACCCGACCATTCATATTCCTGATTTATCGGCTGTTccaaccccccaaccccaccccaccccacccccgactTCTGAATGCTTAGCCTGCTTGTTGGAAATCAAGATCAACATTAAAGGGACAGCAGCACTAACCTCATCTCACAAATaaagaagctgaggcccagaaaggaggAGTGAGAGGCCAGGGAAGCAAAGCTGAGTGAGATAGCCGATCCCCCCCTAACCCAGTGCTGGGTTTGCAGCGGGGGGGGGTCCAGGAAGGGGCTCCAAGATCCCAACCTCGGAATAGCACTCATGGCTCCGCCAGGCCTGCTGCATAGACGCTCTCGCTCCTTTTCGCTgagttacttaaataaaactttattttgaaataacttcacAAGTATACAGAAGTTGCAAGAAGAGTGCCAAGAAGTCCCCCATATCCTTCACCCAGAGTCACCAGTTGTGCCGATTTACCTCTTGCCACATTTGCTCACCGAGGCAGTGTGGGCTGGCTCTACGTTTGTGCatgtctatatatatgtatacgtatggttatttttctgaaccatttgaaaaCGGATTGCAGACATTATGTTTCTTTACTCCTAAATACTTCACTGTCTGGTTTCTTAGATCAAGGACATTCATTTCCATAACCGTTGTCAAAATCAGCAAATTTAACACTGATGCAGGCCTATGACCAGTCTAATCTGTGACTTTATTCAGGTCTCACCAATTGTCCCAATAGTGACCTTCCCTGGCAGAAGGCAGAGTTGAGGTTCCAGATCCCATCCCAGATCACCCTTTGCCTTAATCATTGTGTCTCTCAAGCTGCCCTCGATCCTGACCAGCTCCTCGCTCTGTCTGTCTTCATCTTTCATGGCATTCACATTTCAGAGGAGTACAAGTCTGGTATCCTGTAGAATATCTCTCAGTGTGGGTTTATCTGATGTTTGCTCTTGCAATTAGGTTCAGATGATGCATTGTTGGCAGGAACCCCTCAGAGAGGTGAGTGCACTCGTGAGTGCATGACATATGTCCCGCCGCTGGTGGTGATAACTTTGATTGCTTGGCTAAGGTGGTACCATTTCTCCCTTTATAACTTGTAGTTGCAATTAAATACACTAGTTCTAGTACTTCGCTTTTCAGAAGACTActtttttttatgtgaatttatttttaaaaggatggcGTGTAGTCAGTTCTTAATAAATGATGCTGTGTTGATGGTGCGTCAGACCCAGAGGGGACTCCGCCCAGGAAGCCTTCCCCTCTCCTTGGGTGCTCGCTGCCTCTTGGGGGCCCATCACCAAGGAGGATCTGTCCCCATAAGTGGCCTTTGAAGCAGCCCAGGGTGATGATAACTGGTACCCAGTGAGTCCAGGTGATGCTGCTGTCCTTACAGCTATCATCCTCTGCCCGGAGCCTGGGGAGGCACTGGGAGTGACTCCTGgttccaggcacccctgaaaggGGAAGGCTTCATTCTTGTGATTCCTTCCTGCCAGAGGACTTGGCCGGGTGGTTAAAAATAACTGCCTCTCCCACATCTAGCTTCCCCTAAGTGTCACCCTTgaagcaggcagggcagggctcaTTAGCTCCATTGTACAGggaggaaaactgaggcttagggatGTTGAGTGACTCACCCTAGGTACCCAGCTCTGAGGTGGCCAGCTGGGCCTCCTAGCCACACTCCCAGTGCTGCTTCGAGTGAGGCCCTCTGCCACAGGGGAGGCCGCTGAAGCAGAGTGTGGCCGGGCTGTCGGTGCTCTGCTACTCTCGTGCACCTGCTACTTCTCCCTTTGACCAGGCGTATCTGGCTAGAACTAAGGGTTTCACTTCCATTGTATTTGCTTTTAGTTTGCCTTCTGTTTATGACAAATGATCCTGTTTTTTATTCTTGATAGTGACATAAAAGTTCCTCTTAAAAATttggagctaaaaaaaaaaagtccattgatttaaaataccaaaaaaataatcaTCCGGGCAGTTCTTAGATTTGGCAAGACTCCTGGACAAATGCTGCCCTCCACCAACCAGCTGGAGACTCGTTCTGGGCCAAGAATCTTCACAAAACCCACAGCTGGTGAGTGTCAGCAACTGACATGTCAACCGGAATCTGAGTCTGAGAAGCCAGTCCTTGTTTCTCTAGAACACCGGCATCCATCAGAGGCCCAGGCAGCCGGGCAgtctctcctttcccatccccTTCAGGCCATGAACCCCTGGACTAGCCGAGGCAGAGGTCATCCTGCCACACAGCCCATCACTGAGCTGACAGTGGACACCCATGCACGTTGGCTCTGGGTGACATCTGCCTTTAGCCACTTGAATTGATTGGCGCGAGGGAAAGAGGAACGAGCAATGGGTTTCCAGCCAGCAAGGACTTTGGAGGGCGACAGGGCTACATGTTTCAGGCCGCCAGCACTGAGGAGGCCCCCCGGCCTGGTGTGTTTGCTAGCTGGGAacaggtgggaaggaggggcggggccgctgctcccTGATGCGTCATGAATTGCAGGCACTCCACAGATGTGACTTCATACGATCCTCACAACAAACAGCCCAACAAGGTGGCCACTGTGCTCCTGTTTCAGCTGAAGAAACAGGCCTAGAGGGatgaagtaacttgcctgaggtcacacagctaccaaggggcagagccaggattcccaCAGATCAACCTTGCCGTGACTGCTCCCAAGGAGTGGGGTGGCTAAAGCACGTGAGAGAAATCTCCTTGCAGCATGTCCAGAGCTTGGCCCACCAGCACCCTGCAGACGCAAGAGCCAATCCC
This DNA window, taken from Canis lupus familiaris isolate Mischka breed German Shepherd chromosome 6, alternate assembly UU_Cfam_GSD_1.0, whole genome shotgun sequence, encodes the following:
- the DEXI gene encoding dexamethasone-induced protein isoform X2; amino-acid sequence: MPGARVAAHLDALGPLVPSVPPPLLPSMFYVGLFFVNVLILYYAFLMEYIVLNVGLVFLPEDMDQALVDLGVLSDPGSGLYDADSELDVFDGYLE